The sequence CCCTCCCGAGGCGTTAACCATCCCTAGGTAAACGCCCGAATATGGCATTTGTTCGCTTCGGGACCGAAAAAAGTTCCTCAGACTTTTGTCTCGGCCGCTTCGTAGATGTGCATCGCCCCGGGGTGAGCGGCGAGTTCCTGGAGCCGCTTCCACATGGCGCGCGATTCGGGCACGCGGAAATGCAATTTGAGCGCCGCGATGCTTTCCCACCGCTCCGTGAAGTGCAGCGTCAAGGGATCGTCGGCGTCGATGCTGACATGATGGCTGACACAGCCGGGTTCTTTCCGCGAGCGATGCACGTGCTCGGTCGAGACGCGCAGCATCTCGGCGATTGTGTCGGCGCGGGCAGTGACGGTGCCGGTGACGAGGATCATCACGCTACATTCTTTTCAAACCGACCCCCGGCGCGGGCGTGTTCAGATCGCGCTCGGCCTTTTGCAAAGCTCGCAGATCGCGTTCGCCCCGCAGCAGAGCGATTTGCAGGCCGAGCTCCACCTGGTTGTAGAATCGGAAGTTGACGTGGCCCGAAAGCTGACCGACCAGCAATTCAAGATAACGCTCCTGC comes from Pirellulales bacterium and encodes:
- a CDS encoding putative quinol monooxygenase; the protein is MILVTGTVTARADTIAEMLRVSTEHVHRSRKEPGCVSHHVSIDADDPLTLHFTERWESIAALKLHFRVPESRAMWKRLQELAAHPGAMHIYEAAETKV